A window of the Pogona vitticeps strain Pit_001003342236 chromosome 4, PviZW2.1, whole genome shotgun sequence genome harbors these coding sequences:
- the INSL5 gene encoding insulin-like peptide INSL5, whose translation MLISEVKSEGNIRLCGRDFVRAVVFTCGGSRWRRQLNDFPKGFADENNYPYLPLDVNDSTGANEKYMQKEKSQSKEFIPSISEAERDLRGQQQKFISKRQEDLMRIRITCCTIGCSSSSISALC comes from the exons ATGCTCATATCTGAAGTAAAGTCTGAAGGAAATATCAGACTCTGTGGGAGAGACTTTGTCAGAGCTGTTGTCTTTACTTGTGGAGGATCTCGCTGGAGAAGACAACTGAATGACTTTCCAAAAGGCTTCGCAG ATGAAAACAATTACCCATATTTACCACTTGATGTCAATGACTCAACTGGTGCCAATGAAAAATATATgcagaaagaaaaatcacaaagcaaagaaTTCATCCCATCCATCTCTGAAGCTGAAAGAGATCTGCGAGGGCAGCAACAAAAGTTTATAAGCAAAAGACAAGAAGACCTCATGCGGATCAGAATCACTTGCTGTACTATTGGCTGCAGTAGCAGCAGTATAAGTGCACTATGCTAA